One stretch of Stigmatella aurantiaca DNA includes these proteins:
- a CDS encoding serine/threonine-protein kinase: MGDGTQEDRKSSPPVPTPDDQDTQVIAPPLPPVPWETPEAFEKTATSPSLWRPPRDVPPPGRTVAGRYTVLDRLGEGGMSIVLAAYDVRLDRRVALKLLNARAGPAQDHSELRMVREAQAMARLNHPHVVAVYDSGALEDGSFFIAMEYVEGQTLRQWHVEKPRSWREVLEVFLAAGRGLAAAHGAGLVHRDFKPDNVLVGQDGRVRVTDFGVARTEALPEGPSLGLPLPLPPGAWDTSLTQPGYVVGTPRYLAPELLKGAPADARSDLFSFCVALYEALCGQPAFAGSTDRERTLARLEGRVAPPPPQLPGWLLRAVLQGLSPQPEQRPASMAVLLKALADDPALRRSVWIRSALAASAGMGLVALAAWGWLGHREPAPDCSQLPRQLEGIWDADVRQRIRQSLEGTGLPYAKATADRAVAALEGYAGTWARMRVEACESPRVEAPRPLGLAVLQEYCLERRRSQLRAVTGLLAGAPDAELVPRAVEAIQALPPLAYCADAQALTAAVPPPEDPQVRAQAEALHAEVDRLETLYEAGKYAQGLALGEQLLPQVEKAAYAPLHARALYHFAQNLEGSGEFKRAEALTREAIPLAAKGQDDALAARAWGHLVLLVSNRQGRHEEAKGLELVTAAAAARTGDVLARAEALNALGMLLNAQEKYGEARDTFERARGLWEQVRGPKHPYVAGFRSNQGIALFLQGRYEEARAQLAEAQALWEEVLGPEHPYLIHALISQGASLWRLGRLPEAAGLLERAQSLIEKVLGPEHPFLSEPLSVLGFVLTDMGRYPEAQQRLAQSLALIEKVMGPESPSVADPLRGLAHLHRVQGASAKALPLLERALSHAQGGTLAEVQFELAQTLWEFETRRPRARELATQAHTYWQRLEHPQSAQSQQWLSSHSLSRGQGE, encoded by the coding sequence ATGGGTGACGGGACGCAGGAGGACAGGAAGAGCAGTCCCCCGGTCCCCACGCCGGATGACCAGGACACCCAGGTCATCGCCCCGCCGCTGCCTCCTGTTCCCTGGGAAACCCCCGAGGCCTTCGAGAAGACGGCGACGAGCCCGAGTCTCTGGCGGCCCCCGCGGGATGTGCCCCCTCCGGGGCGCACGGTGGCCGGGCGCTACACGGTGCTGGACCGGCTGGGCGAGGGCGGGATGAGCATCGTGCTGGCCGCCTATGACGTCCGGCTGGACCGGCGCGTGGCGCTCAAGCTGCTGAACGCGCGGGCGGGGCCGGCCCAGGACCACTCGGAGCTGCGCATGGTGCGCGAGGCCCAGGCCATGGCCCGGCTCAACCATCCGCACGTGGTGGCCGTCTACGACTCGGGCGCATTGGAGGACGGCTCGTTCTTCATCGCCATGGAGTACGTGGAGGGGCAGACGCTGCGCCAGTGGCACGTGGAGAAGCCCCGGAGCTGGCGTGAGGTGCTGGAGGTGTTCCTGGCCGCCGGCCGGGGGCTGGCCGCCGCGCACGGGGCGGGGCTGGTGCACCGGGACTTCAAGCCTGACAACGTGCTGGTGGGGCAGGATGGACGCGTCCGGGTGACGGACTTCGGCGTGGCGCGCACGGAGGCGCTGCCCGAGGGGCCCTCGCTGGGCCTCCCCCTGCCGCTGCCGCCCGGGGCCTGGGACACCTCGCTCACCCAGCCGGGCTACGTGGTGGGCACGCCCCGGTACCTCGCCCCCGAACTGCTCAAGGGCGCCCCGGCGGACGCGCGCAGTGACTTGTTCTCCTTCTGTGTCGCGCTCTACGAGGCGCTGTGTGGCCAGCCCGCCTTCGCCGGGAGCACGGACCGCGAGCGGACCCTGGCCCGGCTCGAAGGCCGCGTGGCGCCGCCGCCCCCGCAGCTGCCCGGCTGGCTCCTGCGCGCGGTGCTCCAGGGGCTGTCGCCCCAGCCCGAACAGCGCCCGGCCTCCATGGCCGTGCTGCTCAAGGCGCTGGCGGACGACCCGGCCCTGCGGCGGAGCGTGTGGATCCGCTCGGCCCTGGCGGCCTCGGCGGGCATGGGGCTGGTGGCGCTGGCCGCGTGGGGTTGGCTGGGCCACCGCGAGCCCGCGCCCGATTGCTCCCAGCTGCCGCGCCAGTTGGAGGGCATCTGGGATGCGGACGTGCGGCAGCGGATCCGCCAATCGCTGGAGGGCACGGGACTGCCCTATGCGAAGGCCACCGCGGACCGGGCCGTGGCGGCGCTGGAGGGTTACGCGGGGACCTGGGCGCGGATGCGCGTGGAGGCGTGCGAGTCGCCGCGCGTGGAGGCGCCCCGGCCCCTCGGCCTGGCGGTGTTGCAGGAGTATTGCCTGGAGCGGCGGCGCAGCCAGCTCCGCGCCGTCACCGGGCTGCTGGCGGGGGCGCCGGACGCCGAGCTGGTGCCGCGCGCGGTGGAGGCCATCCAGGCCCTGCCGCCGCTGGCGTACTGCGCGGACGCCCAGGCGCTGACGGCGGCGGTGCCCCCTCCCGAGGATCCCCAGGTGCGGGCCCAGGCCGAGGCGCTCCACGCGGAGGTGGACCGGCTGGAGACGCTGTACGAGGCCGGCAAGTACGCGCAGGGGCTGGCGCTCGGTGAGCAACTGCTGCCCCAGGTGGAGAAGGCCGCCTATGCGCCCTTGCACGCGCGCGCCCTGTACCACTTCGCACAGAACCTGGAGGGCTCCGGCGAGTTCAAGCGGGCCGAGGCCCTGACCCGGGAGGCCATTCCCCTGGCCGCCAAAGGGCAGGATGACGCGCTGGCGGCGCGCGCCTGGGGACACCTGGTGTTGCTGGTGAGCAACCGGCAGGGCCGCCATGAGGAGGCGAAGGGGCTGGAGCTCGTCACGGCCGCGGCGGCGGCGCGCACGGGGGATGTGCTGGCGCGGGCCGAGGCCCTCAACGCGCTGGGCATGCTGCTCAACGCGCAGGAGAAGTACGGCGAGGCGCGGGACACCTTCGAGCGGGCGCGGGGGCTCTGGGAGCAGGTGCGGGGCCCGAAGCACCCGTACGTGGCGGGGTTCCGCAGCAACCAGGGCATCGCGCTGTTTCTCCAGGGGCGGTACGAGGAGGCGCGGGCGCAGCTCGCCGAGGCGCAGGCGCTCTGGGAGGAAGTGCTCGGCCCCGAGCACCCGTACCTCATCCACGCGTTGATCAGCCAGGGCGCCTCGCTCTGGCGGCTGGGAAGGTTGCCGGAGGCGGCGGGGCTCCTGGAGCGCGCCCAGTCGTTGATCGAGAAGGTCCTGGGGCCCGAGCATCCCTTCCTGAGCGAGCCCTTGAGCGTGCTGGGGTTCGTGTTGACGGACATGGGCCGCTACCCGGAGGCCCAGCAGCGGCTGGCGCAATCCCTGGCGTTGATTGAAAAGGTGATGGGCCCGGAGTCTCCCAGCGTGGCGGATCCGCTGAGGGGCCTGGCCCACCTGCACCGGGTGCAGGGCGCGTCCGCGAAGGCCCTGCCCCTGCTGGAGCGGGCCCTGTCCCATGCGCAGGGCGGCACGCTCGCGGAGGTGCAGTTCGAGCTGGCTCAAACCCTATGGGAATTCGAGACACGGCGTCCGCGCGCCCGCGAGCTGGCCACGCAAGCACATACTTATTGGCAACGATTGGAACACCCGCAAAGCGCGCAGTCTCAGCAATGGCTGTCGAGCCATTCCCTGTCACGAGGACAGGGTGAATAG
- a CDS encoding sensor histidine kinase yields MSLGRAAGLASSEEMDEDGSAAAPEPVTARVGPWPAGDATDPDAGLVRRLMGVPAPALAIMDATGRVVDANDSFLRLGGVGREELEAGRLRWDALAAPESPAAGAHALDMLRRLGTAGPLETEYVRPDGSRVPVRVAALGLEQPERLLVLVQDLTPRRRAEEALRFLSDASRELAEVRAEPEAILAGVAHLAVSAMATWCLVDVLEEDGNFRRVAQAHREPGCEALLREAPRYPPITDAQSPLFQALARGESRVYPDFLPEHQVLMARGAGALAQLEQLGARSVMLVPMRSRGHAVGLLTFASCDVGRRYGSEDLEMVEELARRVVAAVENARLYHQGQDAVRLRDEFLGIASHELKTPLTPLRLRLQMLQRQTEGALRTGEPLSPERLSEGLDVALRQVRKLADLVDNLLDVSRITAGRMKLELEDVDLAALASELVSRFTPSAVQFGCTLELHAPAAVVGRWDRLRVEQVVTNLLTNALKYGAGRPVVVRVEGVGERARLTVQDHGIGIAEEDLGRIFERFERAVSDRHYGGLGLGLYITRQIVEALGGTVRVSSRPGMGSTFTLELPLGAP; encoded by the coding sequence ATGTCCTTGGGTCGTGCTGCTGGACTGGCCTCGAGTGAGGAAATGGACGAGGACGGCTCCGCCGCGGCCCCCGAGCCGGTGACGGCGCGGGTGGGGCCCTGGCCGGCCGGGGATGCCACGGATCCGGACGCCGGGCTGGTGCGGCGGCTGATGGGGGTGCCGGCGCCGGCGCTGGCCATCATGGATGCCACGGGCCGGGTGGTGGACGCCAACGACAGCTTTCTGCGCCTGGGCGGTGTGGGCCGCGAGGAGCTGGAGGCGGGCCGGCTGCGCTGGGACGCGCTGGCGGCGCCGGAGTCGCCCGCGGCCGGGGCGCACGCGCTGGACATGCTGCGCCGGCTGGGCACGGCGGGCCCGCTGGAGACGGAGTACGTGCGCCCGGATGGCTCGCGGGTGCCGGTGCGGGTGGCGGCGCTGGGGCTGGAGCAGCCCGAGCGGCTGCTGGTGCTGGTGCAGGACCTGACGCCGCGCAGGCGCGCCGAGGAGGCGCTGCGCTTCCTGTCCGACGCGAGCCGGGAGCTGGCCGAGGTGCGGGCCGAGCCGGAGGCCATCCTCGCGGGGGTGGCGCACCTGGCGGTCAGCGCCATGGCGACCTGGTGCCTGGTGGACGTGCTGGAGGAGGATGGGAACTTCCGGCGGGTGGCCCAGGCGCACCGGGAGCCCGGGTGCGAGGCGCTCCTGCGCGAGGCGCCGCGCTATCCGCCCATCACCGACGCCCAGAGCCCCCTGTTCCAGGCGCTGGCGCGGGGCGAGTCCCGCGTCTACCCGGACTTCCTGCCGGAGCACCAGGTGCTGATGGCGCGGGGGGCGGGGGCGCTCGCCCAGCTCGAGCAACTGGGGGCGCGCTCGGTGATGCTGGTGCCCATGCGCTCGCGGGGCCACGCGGTAGGGCTGCTCACCTTCGCCTCGTGTGACGTGGGGCGGCGCTACGGCTCGGAGGACCTGGAGATGGTGGAGGAGCTGGCGCGCCGCGTGGTGGCGGCGGTGGAGAACGCCCGGCTCTACCACCAGGGCCAGGACGCGGTGCGCCTGCGCGACGAGTTCCTGGGCATCGCCAGCCACGAGCTGAAGACGCCGCTCACCCCCCTGCGGCTGCGGCTGCAGATGCTCCAGCGCCAGACCGAGGGCGCCCTGCGCACGGGCGAGCCCCTGTCGCCCGAGCGCCTCTCGGAGGGGCTGGATGTCGCGCTGCGTCAGGTGCGCAAGCTGGCGGACCTGGTGGACAACCTGCTGGATGTCTCGCGGATTACCGCGGGGCGGATGAAGCTGGAGCTGGAGGACGTGGACCTCGCGGCGCTGGCCTCGGAGCTCGTCTCGCGCTTCACCCCCTCGGCGGTGCAGTTCGGCTGCACGCTGGAGCTGCACGCGCCCGCGGCGGTGGTGGGGCGGTGGGACCGGCTGCGGGTGGAGCAGGTGGTGACGAACCTGCTGACCAACGCGCTGAAGTACGGCGCGGGCCGGCCGGTGGTGGTGCGGGTGGAGGGGGTGGGGGAGCGGGCCCGGCTCACGGTGCAGGACCACGGCATCGGCATCGCCGAGGAGGACCTGGGCCGCATCTTCGAGCGCTTCGAGCGGGCGGTGAGCGACCGCCACTACGGCGGCCTGGGGCTGGGGCTCTACATCACCCGGCAGATCGTCGAGGCCCTGGGGGGGACCGTGCGGGTGTCGAGCCGCCCCGGCATGGGCTCCACGTTCACGCTGGAGCTGCCCCTGGGCGCGCCCTGA
- a CDS encoding GreA/GreB family elongation factor, translating into MGIDKKALMAQLAERLQHSDRLAHRAQAEAREAARSLATESEKKEDGRAAIEYGSLATGQSARARRLQEELGVLTAFREAEPPRFRRGDPVALGALVDVRTEDEEGYDERTFFVLPVGAGTELTGPGGDGFLSVITPASPVGRALLGRRAGDSVDVTFAGEVREWTVLEVA; encoded by the coding sequence ATGGGAATCGACAAGAAGGCGCTGATGGCGCAGCTCGCCGAGCGCCTCCAGCACAGTGACCGGCTGGCCCACCGGGCCCAGGCCGAGGCCCGCGAGGCCGCGCGCAGCCTCGCCACCGAGTCGGAGAAGAAAGAGGATGGCCGGGCCGCCATCGAGTACGGCAGCCTCGCCACCGGGCAGTCCGCCCGCGCCCGCCGCCTCCAGGAGGAGCTGGGCGTGCTGACGGCCTTCCGCGAGGCGGAGCCGCCCCGCTTCCGGCGGGGAGACCCCGTGGCCCTGGGCGCCCTCGTGGATGTGCGCACCGAGGACGAGGAGGGCTACGACGAGCGGACCTTCTTCGTGCTGCCCGTAGGGGCGGGCACGGAGCTGACGGGCCCCGGCGGCGATGGCTTCCTGTCCGTCATCACCCCCGCCTCCCCCGTGGGCCGCGCCCTGCTGGGCCGCCGCGCCGGGGACAGCGTGGATGTCACCTTCGCGGGCGAGGTGCGCGAGTGGACGGTGCTCGAGGTGGCCTGA
- a CDS encoding immunity 52 family protein, translating into MRETYHAGAYWLARHESAEECARRSERFFSMLGHCNPDWTRWHETADSFEEARKLRAVTDATAFLKMFGRKRNRIGDGFHFWLWAGDHPDETTTVNVACGSSSPLTTSVCLLKPPKQGPHAERLLSASLLTEVVRALALAWEPEWAIATSDAYSSQGGDRPRPGTFTGWVMYFSGSRGKVPPLPEPVRVEAVEDKGSLVVLTPEKFTVSNPEHVALAGRVHTLLEGKGLLRPLQPMGSKSHG; encoded by the coding sequence ATGAGAGAGACCTACCATGCGGGGGCGTACTGGTTGGCCCGCCACGAGTCCGCCGAGGAGTGCGCCCGGCGCTCAGAGCGCTTCTTCAGCATGCTGGGCCATTGCAACCCAGACTGGACCCGATGGCATGAAACGGCGGACTCCTTCGAGGAGGCGCGCAAGTTGCGCGCCGTCACGGATGCCACCGCGTTCCTGAAGATGTTCGGCCGGAAGAGGAATCGGATCGGTGATGGTTTCCACTTCTGGTTGTGGGCGGGTGATCATCCAGATGAAACAACGACCGTCAATGTGGCCTGCGGTTCATCTTCGCCGCTGACAACCTCTGTTTGTTTGCTCAAGCCGCCCAAGCAGGGTCCCCATGCAGAGCGGTTGCTGAGTGCTTCTCTTTTGACCGAAGTCGTGCGCGCCTTGGCGCTGGCGTGGGAACCTGAGTGGGCGATTGCGACATCCGATGCGTACAGCTCTCAGGGGGGCGACCGCCCCCGGCCTGGCACGTTCACCGGATGGGTGATGTACTTCTCGGGCTCACGGGGCAAGGTCCCCCCGCTGCCCGAGCCCGTGAGGGTTGAGGCAGTGGAGGACAAAGGGTCGCTCGTGGTCCTGACCCCAGAAAAGTTCACTGTCTCCAATCCGGAGCATGTGGCTCTGGCGGGCCGGGTCCATACCCTGCTGGAAGGGAAGGGGCTTTTGAGGCCCCTTCAACCCATGGGTTCCAAGTCGCATGGGTGA
- a CDS encoding vWA domain-containing protein, with amino-acid sequence MSRTVLLLSAAALLALGALALGLPKPPPVLDTTHTVATPDEEAATEVLPWVASSGWGPLTLEGKLSGAWVQSGPSEAFAVLEVKAREPKEQRRVPANVALVIDRSGSMRGQKMDDAKQAAREFISQVRPEDRVTLVHYGTDVTVFPATLATEYERERMYAFVEGIEDGGSTNISGALEAAAEQLKGATEFFKVSRIILLSDGQPTAGLQREEELFALARTLRGQGIAVSGLGVGADFNENLMQGIADQGGGFSGFLRSEQLAEVFTRELEQATRTVARAVEVRLTLPPAVHSVEVMGVTAVREGNEVRVPLYDMAGGQSARLVVKLSLETEASDDPLELLVATVHYINVETDRPAEAQVALTAKSTEKPKVVRAHLDKDVRVHAHRALGTQQMRAAAEEMKRGNRQSALSLMGSARRFFGASASALSGDIEDLDRTRDAYEHAQSASEQRDHARSLQIKSIKNFGQENAY; translated from the coding sequence ATGAGCCGCACCGTCCTGCTGCTGTCCGCCGCCGCGCTGCTCGCCCTCGGGGCCCTGGCGCTGGGCCTGCCCAAGCCGCCCCCCGTCCTGGACACCACCCACACGGTGGCCACCCCGGATGAGGAGGCCGCCACCGAGGTGCTCCCGTGGGTGGCCTCCTCGGGCTGGGGCCCCCTGACGCTGGAGGGCAAGCTGTCCGGGGCCTGGGTGCAGTCAGGCCCCAGCGAGGCCTTCGCCGTGCTGGAGGTGAAGGCCCGGGAGCCCAAGGAGCAGCGCCGGGTGCCCGCGAACGTGGCGCTCGTCATCGACCGCTCCGGCTCCATGCGCGGGCAGAAGATGGATGACGCCAAGCAGGCCGCGCGCGAGTTCATCTCCCAGGTGCGCCCGGAGGACCGGGTGACGCTGGTGCACTACGGCACGGACGTCACCGTGTTCCCCGCCACGCTGGCCACGGAGTACGAGCGCGAGCGGATGTACGCCTTCGTGGAGGGCATCGAGGATGGGGGCTCCACCAACATCAGCGGCGCCCTGGAGGCGGCGGCCGAGCAACTGAAGGGCGCCACGGAGTTCTTCAAGGTGAGCCGCATCATCCTCCTGAGCGACGGGCAGCCCACCGCAGGCCTGCAGCGCGAGGAGGAGCTGTTCGCGCTGGCGCGCACCCTCCGGGGCCAGGGCATCGCCGTGAGCGGCCTGGGCGTGGGCGCGGACTTCAACGAGAACCTGATGCAGGGCATCGCGGACCAGGGCGGCGGGTTCAGCGGCTTCTTGCGCTCCGAGCAGCTCGCCGAGGTGTTCACCCGCGAGCTGGAGCAGGCCACGCGCACGGTGGCACGCGCCGTGGAGGTGCGGCTCACCCTGCCGCCGGCCGTCCACTCCGTGGAGGTGATGGGCGTGACCGCCGTGCGCGAGGGCAACGAGGTGCGGGTGCCGCTGTACGACATGGCGGGCGGCCAGTCGGCGCGGCTGGTGGTGAAGCTGTCCCTGGAGACGGAAGCCTCGGACGACCCCCTGGAGCTGCTGGTGGCCACGGTGCACTACATCAATGTGGAGACGGACCGCCCGGCGGAGGCGCAGGTGGCGCTGACGGCGAAGTCCACGGAGAAGCCCAAGGTGGTGCGGGCCCACCTGGACAAGGATGTGCGCGTGCATGCGCACCGGGCCCTGGGCACCCAGCAGATGCGCGCGGCGGCCGAGGAGATGAAGCGGGGCAACCGCCAGAGCGCCCTGAGCCTGATGGGCAGTGCCCGGCGCTTCTTTGGCGCGAGCGCCTCGGCGCTGTCCGGGGACATCGAGGACCTGGACCGCACCCGGGACGCCTACGAGCACGCCCAGAGCGCCTCCGAGCAGAGGGATCACGCCCGCTCCCTCCAGATCAAGTCCATCAAGAACTTTGGGCAGGAAAATGCGTATTGA
- a CDS encoding PAS domain S-box protein, protein MSEPSRSDRFHRQIIDSLDEVVFHMDTQGVVTFLNPAWTKLTGYRPEESVGRAFLDTLHPKDREQHQQRFLDMLAQPPEPQRFEARALARDGAERWVEVVTRSLRGEDGSVQGFCGTLTDVSERRRTHDALSQRERYLAALVEMQQRLLVAQHGEESYKESYRGVLEPIGQATGASRVYVFLLHRDEGGQVLMSQRAEWCAQGITPELDNPQLQNLPMEPAFSRWLERLSQGDKIMGLVKDFPETERTLLVPQAIQSLLVLPLRVNEALVGFIGFDHCREQRLWTQLEVDLLSAVAGAISLELEHRQSESALRERETRYRQLAENASDIQYRYRLENPRSFLFVSRVVSDQLGYSPEEHYADPELWHRHIHPGDLPALTQLLENPQSVSNKPVVLRFTCRDGRTKWLEHTVAPVLNSSGRAVSVEGIARDITDRREVEEALKMSEASFRILLEGVTDAAAIQRDGRIVYANMALVTTLGFDRPDQLIGRALMRFVEDDLEEVPGPPPDPSGIKGMITGERRLVRRDGKTRVAELVSLPLLFDGAPAVVSIARDVTEQRQLQARLTLADRLASVGTLAAGIAHEINNPLAFVISNLSFLSEEMRRSQLSLESTASTATATAGSGPKLRQRAELDLAEWQEVLSEAYEGAERVRQIVRQLKTFSRPDEERLSPVDIHQVLDSVVMMAANEIRHRAQLHRDYASVPMVMANEGRLCQVFLNLVVNAAQAIPEGDAQRHSIRLVTRRLDVGRVLIEVQDSGSGIPREALGRIFDPFFTTKPVGVGTGLGLSICHGIITNLGGEISADSEMGKGSTFRVILPSLEPRTRARTHAALPAAQPATQRKGRVLVVDDEPGVGKVLRRILKEHEVEVASGGRQALERLQREPDFFDAVLCDVMMPDLGGKDLYEAVRKTQAGLERRFIFVSGGAFTTNAREFLEAIPNPKLEKPFNEPALRQIVQDLVSRGPSSR, encoded by the coding sequence ATGTCCGAGCCCAGCCGCAGCGATCGCTTCCACCGGCAAATCATCGACAGCCTCGATGAAGTGGTGTTCCACATGGACACCCAGGGGGTGGTGACCTTCCTCAATCCCGCGTGGACGAAGCTGACGGGCTACCGCCCCGAGGAGAGCGTGGGGCGTGCGTTCCTCGACACGCTGCACCCGAAGGACCGGGAGCAGCACCAGCAGCGGTTCCTGGACATGCTGGCGCAGCCGCCGGAGCCCCAGCGGTTCGAGGCGCGCGCCCTGGCGCGCGATGGGGCCGAGCGCTGGGTGGAGGTGGTGACGCGCTCCTTGCGTGGGGAAGACGGCTCCGTGCAGGGCTTTTGTGGGACGCTCACCGATGTGAGCGAGCGGCGGCGCACCCACGACGCGCTCTCGCAGCGCGAGCGCTACCTGGCCGCGCTGGTGGAGATGCAGCAGCGGCTGCTCGTGGCCCAGCACGGCGAGGAGTCCTATAAGGAGTCCTACCGCGGGGTGCTGGAGCCCATCGGCCAGGCCACCGGGGCCAGCCGCGTCTACGTCTTCCTCCTGCACCGGGACGAGGGCGGCCAGGTGCTCATGAGCCAGCGCGCCGAGTGGTGCGCGCAGGGCATCACCCCGGAGCTGGACAACCCCCAGCTGCAGAACCTCCCCATGGAGCCCGCCTTCTCGCGCTGGCTGGAGCGGCTGTCCCAGGGCGACAAGATCATGGGGCTGGTGAAGGACTTCCCCGAGACGGAGCGCACCCTCCTCGTCCCGCAGGCCATCCAGTCCCTGCTCGTCCTTCCGCTGCGCGTCAACGAGGCGCTGGTGGGCTTCATCGGGTTCGACCACTGCCGGGAGCAGCGGCTGTGGACGCAGCTGGAGGTGGACCTGCTGTCGGCGGTGGCCGGCGCCATCTCCCTGGAGCTGGAGCACCGCCAGTCCGAGAGCGCGCTGCGCGAGCGCGAGACGCGCTACCGGCAGCTCGCGGAGAACGCCTCGGACATCCAGTACCGGTACCGGCTGGAGAACCCGCGCAGCTTCCTCTTCGTCAGCCGCGTGGTGAGCGATCAGCTCGGCTACAGCCCCGAGGAGCACTACGCGGACCCCGAGCTGTGGCACCGGCACATCCACCCGGGCGACTTGCCCGCGCTCACGCAGCTCTTGGAGAACCCCCAGTCGGTGAGCAACAAGCCGGTGGTGCTGCGCTTCACGTGCCGGGACGGGCGCACCAAGTGGCTGGAGCACACCGTGGCCCCGGTGCTCAACAGCAGCGGGCGCGCGGTGTCCGTGGAGGGCATCGCCCGGGACATCACCGACCGGCGCGAGGTGGAGGAGGCCCTCAAGATGTCCGAGGCCAGCTTCCGCATCCTCCTGGAGGGCGTGACGGACGCGGCGGCCATCCAGCGCGACGGCCGCATCGTCTACGCCAACATGGCGCTCGTCACCACGCTGGGCTTCGACCGGCCCGACCAGCTCATCGGCCGCGCGCTGATGCGCTTCGTGGAGGATGACCTCGAAGAGGTGCCCGGCCCGCCCCCGGACCCGAGCGGAATCAAGGGCATGATTACCGGCGAGCGGCGGCTCGTGCGGCGCGATGGCAAGACGCGCGTGGCGGAGCTCGTCTCGCTGCCGCTCCTGTTCGACGGCGCCCCGGCGGTGGTCTCCATCGCGCGCGACGTGACGGAGCAGCGCCAGCTCCAGGCGCGGCTGACGCTGGCCGACCGGCTCGCCTCGGTGGGCACGCTGGCGGCGGGCATCGCCCACGAAATCAACAACCCGCTCGCCTTCGTCATCTCCAACCTGAGCTTCCTGTCCGAGGAGATGCGCCGCAGCCAGCTGTCGCTGGAGAGCACCGCGTCCACCGCCACGGCCACGGCCGGCAGCGGCCCCAAGCTGCGCCAGCGCGCGGAGCTGGACCTGGCCGAGTGGCAGGAGGTGCTCAGCGAGGCGTACGAGGGCGCCGAGCGCGTGCGGCAGATCGTCCGCCAGCTGAAGACGTTCTCGCGGCCGGACGAGGAGCGGCTGAGCCCGGTGGACATCCACCAGGTGCTCGACTCGGTGGTGATGATGGCGGCCAACGAAATCCGCCACCGCGCCCAACTGCACCGGGACTACGCCTCGGTGCCCATGGTCATGGCCAACGAGGGAAGGCTGTGCCAGGTGTTCCTCAACCTGGTGGTGAACGCCGCCCAGGCCATCCCCGAGGGCGACGCGCAGCGCCACTCCATCCGCCTCGTCACCCGGCGCCTGGATGTGGGCCGGGTGCTCATCGAGGTGCAGGACTCGGGCTCGGGCATTCCGCGCGAGGCGCTGGGCCGCATCTTTGATCCGTTCTTCACCACCAAGCCGGTGGGCGTGGGCACGGGGCTGGGCCTGTCCATCTGCCACGGCATCATCACCAACCTGGGCGGAGAGATCTCCGCCGACAGCGAGATGGGCAAGGGCTCCACCTTCCGCGTCATCCTGCCCTCGCTGGAGCCGCGCACCCGCGCGCGCACTCACGCCGCCCTCCCCGCGGCGCAGCCGGCCACGCAGCGCAAGGGCCGCGTGCTGGTGGTGGACGACGAGCCCGGCGTGGGCAAGGTGCTGCGGCGCATCCTCAAGGAGCACGAGGTGGAGGTGGCCTCCGGCGGGCGCCAGGCCCTGGAGCGGCTGCAGCGCGAGCCGGACTTCTTCGACGCCGTGCTGTGCGACGTGATGATGCCGGACCTGGGCGGCAAGGACCTGTACGAGGCGGTGCGCAAGACGCAGGCCGGGCTGGAGCGGCGCTTCATCTTCGTGTCCGGCGGCGCCTTCACCACCAACGCGCGCGAGTTCCTGGAGGCCATCCCCAACCCCAAGCTGGAGAAGCCCTTCAACGAGCCGGCGCTGCGGCAAATCGTGCAGGACCTGGTGAGCCGGGGACCCTCCTCCCGTTGA